GCCCACGCGTTGCAGCAACGTCATTGCCCCCCATCTCGCTTCCCCAAACAGCCGTTCTTCGAACCGGTCAGCCCTCAAGGTATCTTATTATCATACCACGGGAGCCAAGGAAGAGACGTCCGATCACGCGGCTTCGCATCAGTGCCGATCGAAGCGGCGCTTCCGCAACGTCAGCCCTGGTCCGCTCCGATCGTCGCGCCGGCAATGTATGCCCCGAGCCAGCCGCCCCAAGCCGTCGTCATCGCGCCTCGGACCGTAGGGCATGGAGTTGCGCGCCTGCATGACGCGCTTTTGAAGACAGTTCTTCACGTATCCGGGCATATTGGCATGACGATCACGGATCTCGTACAAAGCAGGAGACGTTAGCCATGCTACCGCTGACACAGAGGCGCCTGTTTCTCGGACTGGCCGTTGTGGGAACCGTGGCGGCCGTTATCGGTCCCGCTGCCGCGCACCATGGCTGGTCGTGGGCGGATGGCGAGCAAATTCAACTCAAGGGGCAGATCCAGTCGATCTCGATGGCTCCGCCGCATCCGATGCTGCACGTCAAGGCGGAAGATGGCGCGGTGTGGCAGGTTGATCTCGGTAACCCAAGCCAGACGGCTCGCTCCGGATTTACAGGCAATACCGCGAAGGTCGGTGATGCCATCACGGCCATCGGCAACCGTAATCGTGACCACAGCAAGATGCATATGAAAGCCGTGCGTATCGTCATCGCTGGCAAGAATTACGATATGTATCCCGAGCGAATTCAAACGAACTGATCGTTCTCGTGGAATCTATATTCGGTCCGACGCTCCAGTGGGTGGGGACGTGGCCGGGCGCCGTTTGGCTGCAGAGTTCCGGCACAGCCTATCTGTTCGTCAATGCCGCTCATATTCTGTCGATCGGGTTGATCGTAGGCGGAATCCTGCCGCTGGATTTTCGGCTTATGGGCTTCAGCCGCGTGACATCGCTGGCTGTTATCGGCCCTTTTCTGTCCCGCACGGCCGCGACAGGCGTTGTGCTCACGATTGCAACGGGGTTGTGGCTGTTTAGTGTGCGTCCGGTCGAATATGTCGGCAATCCCGCCTTCCTCGCGAAGCTGGCCGTGCTCGGATTGGCGCTGGTGAATGTCCTCTTCCAGCATCGCAGCCGGGAGTTCGCCGCGGCTTTGCGCGGCGGGCGCATCACGGCGGGCGTACGTCTGCGTGCCCTCATTTC
This portion of the Chelatococcus sp. YT9 genome encodes:
- a CDS encoding DUF2214 domain-containing protein, translating into MESIFGPTLQWVGTWPGAVWLQSSGTAYLFVNAAHILSIGLIVGGILPLDFRLMGFSRVTSLAVIGPFLSRTAATGVVLTIATGLWLFSVRPVEYVGNPAFLAKLAVLGLALVNVLFQHRSREFAAALRGGRITAGVRLRALISATLWLLTLVAGRWIGFV
- a CDS encoding DUF6152 family protein, with product MLPLTQRRLFLGLAVVGTVAAVIGPAAAHHGWSWADGEQIQLKGQIQSISMAPPHPMLHVKAEDGAVWQVDLGNPSQTARSGFTGNTAKVGDAITAIGNRNRDHSKMHMKAVRIVIAGKNYDMYPERIQTN